A segment of the Prevotella sp. HUN102 genome:
GTTACGACACGAATGATAGGATTTGGCGAAACCGTTGCTGAGAAGGCAAAGCTCGTTCTGAAGCTCAATACGGGTGCTGCCGTGCTCGGTTTGGGATACATCATCGGTCTTAAATATGCTTTCATCATCTGTATGGGTTCTCTTACCGTGTGGTGGCTCATCGTTCCGGCTATGGCACTCATATTCCCTGATACGGTTCTCAACCAGTGGGATCCAACTATCACGACAGCCGTCGGCGCAATGGAACCTGAAATGATATTCAAGTCGTATGCACGTTCCATCGGTATCGGAGGTATTGCTATGTCCGGTATTATTGGTATCGTGAAATCTTGGGGTATCATCAAGAGTGCGGTAGGACTTGCAGCGCGCGAAATGAAAGGCAAGGGAGCCAATCAGGAGGAAGCAATCCGAACACAACGCGATATATCGTTTAAGATTATTGCGTTCGGCAGTATCACAACGCTGATTGTTATCTTCATATTCTTCTATACAGGCGTGATGAAATTCAATCTGATGCACGCCGTCGTGGCTATCGTGCTCGTTGCCCTGATTGCTTTTCTCTTCACAACTGTGGCTGCAAACGCTATTGCCATCGTGGGTTCAAACCCTGTTTCGGGTATGACGCTGATGACACTGATTCTCGCTTCCGTTGTAATGGTGGCTGTCGGACTGAAAGGCAATGCAGGTATGCTCGCAGCTTTGCTGATGGGTGGCGTGGTCTGTACGGCACTTTCAATGGCAGGTTCTTTCATTACCGACCTCAAGATTGGCTATTGGCTCGGCACAACTCCTAAGAAACAAGAGACTTGGAAGTTCCTCGGCACTATTATTTCTGCTGCTACGGTGGCCGGAGTGATGATAGTTCTCGACAAGGCATACGGCTTTAATTCCGGAAAACTCGCTGCCCCACAAGCTAATGCAATGGCAGCAGTCATCAAACCATTGATGAGCGGACAGGGAGCACCGTGGGTTCTCTATGGAATCGGTGCTGTGATAGCCTTCATTCTCGACCGTTGCAAGGTTCCGGCTTTGGCGTTTGCACTGGGTATGTTCATTCCAATAGAATTGAATATCCCATTGTTGGTGGGTGGTGCCGTAAACTGGTATGTAACTTCACGCTCAAAGGATGCCGAAATCAATAAGATTCGAGGCGACAAGGGTACACTTTTGGCATCCGGTTTCATTGCCGGTGGTGCGCTGATGGGCGTTGTTTCCGCGCTGTTGAAGTTCGGTGGCATTGAATTCGACTATTCAGAATGGTGGAGCAATCATCTTTCCGAGCTCCTGTCGCTCATTGCTTACGTGGCATTGATATTGTATTTCATCATTGCAACAAAAGACACGA
Coding sequences within it:
- a CDS encoding OPT family oligopeptide transporter — translated: MENQEKLNAELPENAFRELKEGEEYQPVMAPQKVYREVNGWSVTWGILMAVLFSAAAAYLGLKVGQVFEAAIPIAIIAIGLSSATGRKNALGENVIIQSIGACSGAVVAGGIFVMPAIYMLELQADFLQVFIAAALGGVLGILFIIPFRKYFVKDQHGKYPFPEATATTQVLVSGEKGGSQAKPLLIAGLVGGLYDFVIATFGWWNETVTTRMIGFGETVAEKAKLVLKLNTGAAVLGLGYIIGLKYAFIICMGSLTVWWLIVPAMALIFPDTVLNQWDPTITTAVGAMEPEMIFKSYARSIGIGGIAMSGIIGIVKSWGIIKSAVGLAAREMKGKGANQEEAIRTQRDISFKIIAFGSITTLIVIFIFFYTGVMKFNLMHAVVAIVLVALIAFLFTTVAANAIAIVGSNPVSGMTLMTLILASVVMVAVGLKGNAGMLAALLMGGVVCTALSMAGSFITDLKIGYWLGTTPKKQETWKFLGTIISAATVAGVMIVLDKAYGFNSGKLAAPQANAMAAVIKPLMSGQGAPWVLYGIGAVIAFILDRCKVPALAFALGMFIPIELNIPLLVGGAVNWYVTSRSKDAEINKIRGDKGTLLASGFIAGGALMGVVSALLKFGGIEFDYSEWWSNHLSELLSLIAYVALILYFIIATKDTKAKE